TTCCCAAGCCGGGCGCTACGGTGGCACGTACGCCCACCCAAAGAAACAAAGTAGGAATTAAGAATGCAGAAGGAAGAAACAGATTTGCGGGAACGGACAAAGGAATTTGCGTTGCGCATTATCCGAATGTACTCGGCGTTGCCGAAGACGACGGAGGGGCAGGTGCTGGGCAAACAGGTGCTCCGTTCAGGCACGTCCGTTGGCGCGAATTATCGCGAGGCGTTTCGTGGCCGGAGCAAGCCGGAGTTTGTCGCCAAATG
Above is a window of Verrucomicrobiota bacterium DNA encoding:
- a CDS encoding four helix bundle protein, which gives rise to MQKEETDLRERTKEFALRIIRMYSALPKTTEGQVLGKQVLRSGTSVGANYREAFRGRSKPEFVAKCGDCLRELEETAYWFELLVDSGIVVPDKLASLRAECDELTAIFVTIIKRSKENQ